The DNA region CCGCGACACCGGCGAGGCCCATGCCGACCCGGTCGAGATCCGTGGCGATGTGGTGGGCTTTCGTCATGGCGGCCTCTCAGTGCGGATGAGGGCCACGATCCCAGACGAGGGACTCAGCGTCGAGGCGCCGTCAAGAGTTATCCCTGGGCGGCGCGGGAAACGGACGCCGCCGCAGGGCATTCGTCGTCAGTACAGTTAGCGCCCCGTTACTTGGGTGGACTGTAACGAAAAGTCCGGACGCCGGTGTCCGCGCCTTAGCCCAGCTTCAAGCGTCGCATCACGAGTTGCGTCGCCATAGCCTTAGACACCCCCTTCTCGTGGACGAGGGCGTTCAGGGCGTCGCGGAGGATGGGCGTGAGATGGATGCGGACGGGGTCCGTTGAGCGCCGGCGGACGATGATCTCGGCCGCGCCGCCCTTCACGAGGCTCTCGACGAGGGCGTTGAGAAGGATGGTGTCGACGACGCGAGGGTCGGGCATGCCGGCCTCGCGGCGGGCGGCCCGGTCGCGCCGCTTGCGCTCGGCGTCCGACAGGACGGGCTCGGGCGGAGCGGCCGGCGCAGGGTCCGGCGTTGGGAAGAAGTCGTGTACCGGGGTCGGGAAGGTGGAGATCTCGTCGTCGTACATGAAGGCCTCCTGGGTTGGTGGAGGCATGTTCCGCCTGGGCGTCGAAATGGACAACGCCGGACGGTGTCTGACGGACGGTGTCCTGGTCTCGGGCCGCGGGACGGCGTCCTTGGCCAACGTAGGACGACAAAAAATATTGTCCTTGAAGCTAACGAGAGCGAACAGCCCTGGGCGAGGTCGGCATGCATCAGGGTCCGATGAACTCGACCTGATCCGGAGGTAGCGAGCGCCACCAGGCGTCGGATGCTCGGAAAGCATCGTAAGCTAATCGCAGGACGGTTTCCGGCTGACGGTGGGAAGGCGCGATCCCACCGCGGGCCTCGTTGCGGGCGAGGAGCATCTCCCAAGAAAGGTCGAACACCTTCCACTCGACCGAGAGACTGCATCGCTCGATGACCTCAAGCTCGGCCTCGAACACCTCGCGGGTCAGGTGGGTGTCGGCCATCACCACGCTGAACCCTGCCGCCAGGGCCGCATCCAGAGCGGCGACCTTCACGTTATGAAGGAGCCCGCGCGCCTCGTCGTCCCAACCTTTCCGGCGCACCTGCCAGTAGACGTGACGGTCCGGCGGCCAGAATGTCTGGCGCAGGTCGTCGAGGGTGAGGTGCACCCAGCCCTGCAGCGGGTCGTAGCGGCGCGCGTAGGTAGTCTTGCCGGCGCCGGGGCATCCGATCAGCCCGATCACCCTCTGCCGGCGCGGGTATCTCTCATCGTCCATGAAGAGCGGGATTAGGCATGGTGGGCGACATCCTCGTCCTCATCGATCTCGGGGTCGGCCTCGACGGTGTCACCACGGAGATAGCGTGCTTGGACCTCGGCGACGCGGCGAGCGGCCTGGGCGTGGCGGTTGGACACAAGGCTGTCCGGCCCGAGCCCCCAGCCGCGCTTAGCCGCGAGCAAATCAGGATCACCCCACCGGTCGAGGAGGGTCTGGAAGGCGTCGTGCCGGGCCACGTCGAAGGCGATCCTCTGGCCCATCATGTCCTTGTAGGGGTGAGCCGGATGAATGCCGGCACAGGGAACCCAGCCTGGCAGAATCGGGGTGGTTGCCGCATGAGTGCGGCCGCCGCGCAGGAGCTTGGGCAGGACGTGCGTGTGAGGTCCCTCCGGGCTGGTGCCGCCAGGGCCCGGGATCGGGGCATAGACCTCGATGCGGCCGACCCGGGCGATGAACACCCGGTGGGGGCTCAGCGCGACGAGTTGGCGACCGATGGGGCTCGCAGGGTCGAACAGCGGCAGTCCGACGCCGGACCGCAGACAGGCGATGGCCTCCGGGTCGCTCGTGCGCACGCAGGCATCGACCGCCAGAAGGCCGAGGCCCAGATCG from Methylobacterium sp. NMS14P includes:
- a CDS encoding AAA family ATPase produces the protein MDDERYPRRQRVIGLIGCPGAGKTTYARRYDPLQGWVHLTLDDLRQTFWPPDRHVYWQVRRKGWDDEARGLLHNVKVAALDAALAAGFSVVMADTHLTREVFEAELEVIERCSLSVEWKVFDLSWEMLLARNEARGGIAPSHRQPETVLRLAYDAFRASDAWWRSLPPDQVEFIGP
- a CDS encoding DUF6925 family protein; its protein translation is MTSPPRADAVTTLLRDALADPGTAWSLGSFGAIAEFMRDPDEAVSPLPDGRMGLATERGAIALAPSPDLRPVAYETAIATGWNHAVALCLPEANCGMNRRGVVTELGPDRDAARERDRDAILFDLGLGLLAVDACVRTSDPEAIACLRSGVGLPLFDPASPIGRQLVALSPHRVFIARVGRIEVYAPIPGPGGTSPEGPHTHVLPKLLRGGRTHAATTPILPGWVPCAGIHPAHPYKDMMGQRIAFDVARHDAFQTLLDRWGDPDLLAAKRGWGLGPDSLVSNRHAQAARRVAEVQARYLRGDTVEADPEIDEDEDVAHHA